A genomic window from Cyanobacteria bacterium GSL.Bin1 includes:
- a CDS encoding ABC transporter permease, giving the protein MNNSLLTYKRWSKLQRYWELLCVLVERNLKGRYRGSWLGIYWSLLNPLIMAGIYTAVLGRAFSSYYDDSIFNYILAAFTGLSIFHFFAAATNQSLSSLVSSGSLINKIKLPLSIFPSSIIAANVFQFIAANLPPLAIMAFLTSGNFINVLSLIFPLIALILFSSGIGYALSALFVFFRDIPHLYSVTIYALRIATPIFYPAEIVPEKVRSFLLLNPLSQIIESFRQITLSGKLPDLSLIGMTLINSLVVCLLGWLFFHRYRNHFIDLL; this is encoded by the coding sequence ATGAATAATTCTCTACTAACTTACAAAAGATGGTCGAAGCTTCAACGATATTGGGAATTATTATGTGTTCTGGTTGAACGCAACTTAAAAGGTCGCTATCGCGGTTCTTGGTTAGGGATTTATTGGTCACTGCTTAACCCTTTAATTATGGCAGGAATTTATACTGCAGTCCTAGGGAGAGCTTTTTCTAGTTATTATGATGATTCTATTTTTAATTATATCTTAGCAGCATTTACTGGACTATCTATCTTTCATTTTTTTGCTGCTGCAACTAACCAATCTTTAAGTAGTTTGGTATCTAGTGGTTCTTTAATTAATAAAATAAAATTACCTCTTAGCATCTTTCCATCTTCAATTATTGCAGCTAATGTGTTTCAGTTTATCGCTGCTAATTTGCCTCCTCTAGCTATTATGGCATTTTTAACCTCGGGCAATTTTATTAATGTTCTATCTTTAATATTCCCTCTGATTGCACTTATTTTATTCTCTAGTGGGATTGGCTATGCATTAAGTGCATTATTTGTTTTTTTTAGAGATATTCCTCATCTTTATAGCGTAACAATTTATGCTCTGAGAATTGCAACTCCTATTTTTTATCCCGCTGAAATTGTTCCCGAAAAAGTTCGATCTTTCCTCTTACTCAATCCACTATCACAAATTATTGAGAGTTTTCGTCAAATAACGCTATCTGGAAAATTACCAGATTTAAGTTTAATTGGTATGACCTTAATCAATAGTTTAGTAGTCTGTTTATTAGGTTGGTTATTTTTCCATCGTTATAGAAACCACTTTATTGATTTACTTTGA
- a CDS encoding ATP-binding cassette domain-containing protein gives MKMINLKDIYLWRRTQEEFSYDLKTSIFSLLQRKYRKPSKKLILEQVNLEISAGEKVGIIGANGSGKSTLLKLICGILLPTRGIVRVAGNIAPLIELGAGFDAGMSVTDNIIMYGVMLGFSRQEMFKRIQPILEFAELEEYAFIPVKALSSGMKARLGFAIATDVRPDILLLDEVLSVGDARFKQKCRKRIEKFWEMNVTILVVSHDSRFLQQWCQRGIWLEKGRIKFSGDIEAAIQAYNDSLGISS, from the coding sequence ATGAAAATGATTAACTTAAAGGATATTTATCTGTGGAGAAGAACCCAAGAAGAATTTTCTTATGATTTAAAAACTAGTATTTTTTCTCTCTTACAAAGAAAATATCGTAAACCCTCCAAGAAATTAATCTTAGAGCAAGTTAATCTAGAAATTAGCGCTGGAGAAAAGGTGGGGATAATTGGCGCTAATGGCTCAGGAAAGTCAACGCTTTTGAAATTGATTTGTGGCATTTTACTTCCTACTCGGGGAATAGTAAGAGTAGCAGGTAACATTGCTCCTTTAATTGAGTTAGGAGCAGGATTTGATGCTGGAATGTCAGTAACAGATAATATTATTATGTATGGCGTAATGTTAGGATTTTCTCGCCAAGAGATGTTTAAGAGGATTCAGCCAATTTTAGAGTTTGCTGAACTAGAAGAATATGCTTTTATACCTGTTAAAGCATTGTCTTCAGGGATGAAAGCTCGTTTAGGCTTCGCGATCGCAACCGATGTTCGGCCAGACATATTATTACTAGATGAAGTCCTATCGGTTGGAGATGCTAGATTTAAGCAAAAGTGTCGCAAGCGCATCGAAAAATTTTGGGAAATGAATGTAACCATCTTAGTCGTTTCTCACGATAGCCGGTTTTTACAGCAGTGGTGTCAACGGGGAATTTGGTTAGAAAAAGGGAGAATTAAGTTTTCTGGTGATATCGAAGCAGCTATTCAAGCTTACAATGATTCCCTAGGAATATCGTCATAA